The region TTAGATGTTCTGGGCGCAGGCCAATAGTGACGGACTGGCCGACCTTTACCTTCCGATCCGGCGCGATGGTAATTTTCGAACCGTCGCCGAGGCGTGCGGCCGGCTGGCCGTTGTCGCCCTCTACCGTGCAATCGAGCATATTCATGGCCGGCGAGCCGATGAAGGCGGCGACGAAGAGATTGGCAGGCCTCTTGTAAAGTTGGAGCGGTGTACCGGTCTGTTCCACCTTGCCCTGATTCAGCACCACGATCTTGTCGGCGAGCGTCATGGCCTCGATCTGGTCGTGCGTGACGTAGATAGAGGTTGTCTTAACTTTCTGATGCAGCGTCTTGATCTCGGAACGCATCTGTACACGCAGCTTGGCATCAAGGTTCGAGAGAGGTTCGTCAAAGAGGAAGATCGCCGGATCGCGCACGATGGCACGACCCATGGCCACGCGCTGGCGCTGACCGCCGGAAAGCTGCGCAGGCTTGCGGCCAAGCAATGCTGTTAGATCGAGCATGCGCGCGGCTTCGTTTACCCGGCTTTCTATGTCCGCTTTCGGGAAACCTGAAAGCTTCAGATTGAAGCCCATGTTCTCCGCAACAGTCATATGCGGATAGAGCGCGTAGGACTGGAATACCATGGCGACGTTGCGCTCACGCGGCGTCAGATTATTGACGACCATGCCATCGATGGCGATTTCGCCGCTGCTGATCTCCTCGAGACCGGCGATCATGCGCAATAAGGTCGACTTCCCACAGCCGGAAGGGCCGACGAGGGCGATGAATTGGCCATCTTCTATCGCAAGCGAGATGTCATGGATGACCTCAAGGGAGGCATAGGCCTTTCGCACATTTCTCAATTCGACCGACGCCATATTCTGTTGCTCCATGATTTCGCTCAAGACTTCACGGCGCCAGCGGTCAGGCCGGCAATGATATGCTTCTGAGCGACGAAGAAAACGATGACCGTTGGCAGGATGGTCAGCGTAATGAAGGCGAGCACCAACTGCCATTCGGTGCCGTACTCACCGCGATAGACCATGATGCCAAGCGGCCAAGGGTATTTCGATTCCGAATTCAGCATGATCAGCGGCAGGATATAGCTGTTCCAGCTACCGACAAAGGAGATGATACTCACGGTTGCAACTATCGGCCGCGACAGCGGAAGCGAGATATGCCAGAAGAAACGCAGATAACCGCAGCCGTCAACAAATGCCGCCTGGAACAGTTCTTCCGGGAGGTTGCGAAAGTAATTCCTGAAAAGCAGGATACTCATGCCCAGGCCGAAGGCGACCTGTGGCAGCACCACCCCCCAATAGGTATCGAGCAGGCCGAGATCGCGGATGCGGATGAAAAGCGGCAGGATCGCGGTTGCCGCCGGGAACATCAGGCCAAGCAGGAAATAGTTGAGCAGGAACGAGGAGCCGAAGAAGCGCACATGCGCGAAGGCGAAGGCCGCCATCGCCGAGACGATGAGCGTAAGAGCGACCGTCAGCGCCGCGATGATCAGCGAATTGAAGATCTGCAGCCAATAACGCTCGCCGAAAAGGATATCCGCATAATTCGACCATTGCCATTCGGCCGGAAGCCCGAACGGGTTGGTGCGCAGGTCGCCCAGTGTCTTAAATCCGCCGAGCGCCGTGGTTAGTAGCGGTATCAGAACCAGAGCCGCGATCAGCGTCAGCGACACGTAGAGATAGACGCGCGTCCGCACGGGCATGCGAAGGGTGGAGACGGTATCAATCATTGCGCATGAATATCCTTTTGTAACCGAAGGCGAGCGTGACGCAGATGATGAAAAGCACGACGCCGACGGCACTGCCGAGGCCGACCTGCATGCGCATGACGCCATAGGTATAGAGGAAGGTGACCATCGTCTGAGTGGAGTTCGACGGACCGCCGCCGGTCAGCGGCATGATCATGTCGAACAGCTGCAGCGAGCCTATGACCGCAAAGAAGATGGAAAGGCGCAAGGTCGATCCGAGCAATGGAAGTGTTACGTAGCGGAACTTCTGCCAGCCCGTGGCCCCATCGATCTCGGCAGCTTCCAATACGCTCTTGTCGAGCGACTGCAGGCCCGCAATGAAGAGCATCATATGGAAGCCAAAATACTTCCAAACGATGACGCCGAGCACCGCGTAGATGGCGACGTCCTTGTCCGCAAGTACGTAGGGAGTTGCAAAGCCGAAGAAGTTGGAGATTGCCGCAAAGAGGCCGTAGTCACCGTCATAGACGAAACGCCAGATGAGACCGGCTGCGACATCCGCAAGCACGTAAGGCAGGAAGAAGATCAGCCGGAAACCCACGACGCCCGGGATGCGATGCGCCAGCATCGTCGAGAGCCAGATCGCCAGTGGAACCTGGATGGCGATCGATATCAGGATGATCAAGCCGTTGTTGATCAGCGCCTGAGTGAAGGCGGCATTGAGGAAAAGCACCTGGAAATTGCGAAAGGCAATGAATTCTGTCGGCGTGCCGTAGCCGTTCCATTTGTATAGGCTGTACCAGGCCGCCTCGCCCATCGGCATGATGACGAACAGCGTGAAGAGCAGGATAGCTGGCGGAAGAAAGAACACCAGCACTGCCCAGCGGTCATGCGCAACCGAACTGCGCTTCCTGGTGACACTCTTGGCCGGCCTTGCTATGCCGATCGCGGATGAAATCGAGATATTCGCCATCTGTCCTGCTTTCGCATTCGCGTTGTCCGCTCCCGGCACCCTACTGCATGTTTCCTTAAATCGGAGCCGATTTACGGATGAAAACATGCAGCATTTCAAAGTGTTACAGCAACCCTTTGTGCGTCTGAAAAGACGCACGGCGCTGTAGCGGCGCCGGGAAGGAATGCGGAGCCAATTACTGCTCGAGTTCGAAGGCGTCCTGGATCTGCTGGGCACCGTCCTGCGGTGTCATCTGGCCGGAGACGATTTCCACGGACACATCGTTCACGACGCGCCCGACGGCGGCACCGAGATCCTGGTCGAAATAGTTCTGGTGCCAGGTCGAAGCGGCCAGCTGCTTGGCGGATTGGGCAAGGAGTGGGTTTGTCACGCCGTCATCGGCGCCGATGGCCACCGGCAGAAGCATGGCAGCTCTGGCCATCGCTCGTTCGTTTTCTGCGCTCGTCAGATATGCAAGGAAATCGATCGCTTCCTTTGACGCCTTCTTCGTCACCGCCCAACCGTTCAGGCCGCCCAAAGTATCGGTCACCTTGCCCGCGCCGCCTTCCACTGCCGGGAATGAGAAGCGGCCGATATTTTCCGGCGCCAGCCCCTTGCCGTCACCAGCATTCTTGCGCTGGTTGGCTTCGGTGTTTTCGAACCCGAGGATCATCGCCGCCTTGCCGTCGCCAAAGACGCCGAGCGTTTGCGGCCAAGTTGCGCCGAGATAGCCAGGCTGAAATGGTTCGAGCTTTCCAAGCTCTGCAAGATCCTCGCCGGCCTTGATTATGGCGGGGTCGAGGAAGCCTTCGCCCTCACCCTTCTTTGCAGCATCGAAGACCTTCTGGCCGCCCTCGCGCATGACGAGGTAGCTCCAATAGAAATGGATCGGCCACTTCTCGCCGCCCCCACCGGCGATTGGCACAATGCCCGCATCCTTGAGCTTCTTCACGGCCTCGAGGAAGTTGGCCCAAGTCTTGATATCCTCGGCCTTCAAATCAGCCTTGGCGAAGAGCTCTTTGTTGTAGAAGAAGCTGACCAGACCGACCTTGTAGGGCACTGCCCATACCTTGCTGTCGAACGTCAGACCGTTGACAGAGGCGGGGCTATACGTGTTTCGCAGCTTGCCGTCTTCGGCGTCGAGCACCGCCGTCACGTCCTGAAGTGCACCCGTTTCAGACTGCTGCTTGAGCACGCCACCGCCCCAACTGAAGAAGAAGTCGGGGATGTCGTCGGACTGGAGCAGCGTCGGCAATTTCGCCTTGAAGGCCTCGTTTTCCAGAAACTGCATCTGGATATCGACGTCTGGATGCTGCCCTTCATACTTTTTGGCTATCTCCTCCCATTTGGCCACGTAGGTTGGATCGAGCTCCAGGTGTAGCCACTTGACCACGGTTTTTGCTGACGCAGCACCGGCTCCGAGCATCACGGAAATACCTGCAGCCGCCGCCAGAAATGCGATGCTCTTGCCGCGAAGGGCAATCCTCTTGTCCGTATGTGTCATGATCTTTCCTCCCAGAAGCTCAATGTTTCCTCCCATTCATTTATTCCTTATTGCGGATTAATTCAGCGGAGCTTTTGCTCGATGTCAAGCCAAACACCCGATTTTTCGAGAAATTCGCTTGACATGGGGCGGTAACTCTCTGTTATTTAATCCGCAATCCGGTAAAAATATTTCCCCTCCACCGACGAAGCAATTGCCTGGCTAGTACTTTATGAAGACTGCAGACCCAGAATTGATGCGCGCGATCAATCGCTTGAACGTGCTGGACACGATCCGCCGACACGGACCGATCGCACGCGTGGAGATCAGCCAGCGCACGGAACTTTCAACCACCACCGTATCTGCAATTACCGCCTCACTGCTCGACGACGGGCTCATTCTGCCGCGCCATGAAGGGGACATTCGCAACGAAGCGGCCCGCGGCCGCCCCCGCGTAATGCTGGAGTTGAACCCTGATGCCGCGCGTGTTGTCGGTGCAAAAATCGCGGCGAGCAGGCTCGTTTTCGTCGTCACCGATTTTCGTGGCGACGTGCTTTCAAAGCTCACGCTGCCGATCCGCATCGACCGGCAGCCAATCGCCGTCACAGCCGATCTGGTGGAGGACGGGGTTCGGCGCTGCGTCGTTGACGCAGGTTTGTCCCTGGAGGATGTCGACACCGTCTGCCTCGGCCTTCCGGGCGTTGTCGAGCATCGAACCGGCTACGTCCGCAGCAGCCCGATCTTTCGGGACACGAATGTTGATTTCGCTTCCGAGATGACCGCGCGACTAGGTACGCCGACCATCATCGAGAGCGACGCGCATGCCATCACGCTTGCCCATCACTGGTTCGGCAAGGCGCGAGATCTCGAAGACATGGTTTTGGTCTCTTTGGAACAAACGATCGGCCTTGGCGTGTTGCATGGCAATCAGCTCTTCCGAGGGGCAGGCGGCCTAAGCCACAATCTCGGCGACCTCGTGCTCGGCGTGGGCGCGCAGGGGCACACGGTGCGGCTGTCGAGCCGGGCAGGCGAAAGTGCAATTCTTGGCGAACAGCAGGCGGACGGGCGCTTCGCAGAAGCCATCCGCCACGGCCGCGGCATGAAGCATGCTCAGGCGCTCATCAAGGCGGAGGACAACGTTATCATCGGCGCCGCCGTGCGCGCCGGAGAGGCGGTCGGGCTGACGATTGCCAATATTGTCACGCTCTTCGCCCCGCCGCGAGTAATTCTCGTCGGTTCCAGCCTGGCTCTCGGCGAGCCGTTTCTGAACAGCTTACGCGACGCTTATGCGCTCGCGATCCCACCATCTCTGAATGGCGTGACCGAGCTCGTTTTCGACGACTCAACAGACGATTTCTGGGCACAGGGCGCAGCGGCCGTTGCCCTTCACGAACTCTACGAGTCCCCTTGGAGTACAACAGGGCCGGCGCTCTGAGATTACAAAAATCACCGGGAGGAAAATCATGGAGAAAGTTGGCATTGGCATCATCGGGTGCGGCAACATTTCGGGTGCATATCTGAAGGCCATGGCCTCATTCCCCATTCTCGACATCCGCGGCATCGCCGACCTCGACCGATCTCTCGCGGAGGCGAAGGCGGCCGAATTCAACGTGGCGGCAAAGAGTGTCGACGAGCTTTTTGCCGATCCGAAAGTGGAAATCATCGTCAACCTGACGATACCGAAGGCCCATGTGGCCGTTGGCATGCAGGCGCTTGACGCTGGAAAGCATACATATTCCGAAAAACCGCTCGGGATCAGTTTCGCGGAAGGGCAAAGATTGGCGGAAGCCGCGGAGTCGAAGAAGCTTCGCATCGGCGCCGCACCGGATACCTTTCTCGGCGGCGGCCATCAGACGGCCCGCGCCTTGGTCGACAAGGGCGTGATCGGCCAGCCGGTCGGCGGCACCGCTGCCTTCATGTGCCCCGGTCATGAGCGATGGCACCCAAACCCGGCATTTTATTACGAAGTCGGCGGCGGGCCGATGCTCGACATGGGCCCCTATTACATCACCGATCTCGTCAATCTCTTCGGACCGGTCGCACAGGTCGCCGGCTTTGCGATTGCTCCGCGCAGAGAACGCGTCATCACCAGCGAGCCGCGCAATGGCGAGCGCGTTCCGGTGCAAGTGCCGACCCACGTCGCCGGCGTGATGGCGTTCGCCAATGGTGCAGTCGTTCAGATCAGCATGAGCTTTGATGTCGCCGGCCACAAGCACGTGCCGCTCGAGATTTACGGAACCGAGGGCACGCTGATCGTGCCGGATCCAAACCATTTCGGTGGCGAGGTTCAGTTCCTGAAGAAGGGCGGCAGCTTCGAGCCGCAGGAACTGACAGCACCTTACGGGGATGGCAACTACCGCTCGCTCGGGGTTGCAGATCTTGCGCACGCCATCCGCTCGAACCGCCCGCACCGGGCGAACGGCAGTCTCGCGTTGCACGTTCTTGAAGTCATGGAGGCATTCCAAACGGCCTCCGAAAACAGCTGCGTCGTCACCATAACCACCCAGACGGAGCGGCCGGCGCCGCTGTCGGATTCGCTCGTCGGTGGGCGGTTGGGTAAATAATATCAGGAGGAAAAGTCATGCGTGAAGCACTGATCGTCTGGGGCGGCTGGAGCGGCCACGAGCCTCAGGAATGCGCTGCCATCATTAAGGACATGCTCGAGGAGGACGGCTTCAAGGTCTACGTGGAACACAGTACCGAAGCCTTCGCTGATCCCTCGGTACATGACCTGAGCCTCGTCATTCCGATCATCACTATGTCAAAGATTGAGAAGGAAGAGATCAAGAACCTGGCTGCCGCCATCGAAAACGGCGTCGGCATCGCCGGCTATCACGGCGGTGCGGGCGATAGCTTCCGAGAATGCGTCGAATATCAGTTCATCATCGGTGGCCAATGGGTCGCCCACCCGGGCAACATCATCGACTATACCGTGAATATCACGCGGCCGGACGATCCGCTGATGGAAGGGATCACCGACTTTCCCTTTACGTCCGAGCAATACTACATGCATGTCGACCCATCGAACGAGGTGCTGGCGACGACAACTTTCACCGGCGACCACGCCTATTGGATCGATGGCGTTGTCATGCCCGTGGTATGGAAGCGGAAGTATGGTCAGGGCCGCGTCTTCTATTCGTCGCTCGGCCACCAGGCGAAGGAATTCGATGTCCCGCAGATGAAAACGATCTTCCGCCGCGGCGCCAACTGGGCGGCGCGATGAAGCGGAGGGAGCGCCATAGGTGGCGACGGACCTGTGCCCTTGCGGAATTGGCGATGTCCATCGCAAAGGCGGTACCCCGGCAAGGTGCTCCGTATGGGCGGGCCGCTGCCTCTCCCCTCACCTGCCCGGCCGCGAGTGACCTCGCGCCCGCGCGGATCTCAGCCCGTCA is a window of Sinorhizobium numidicum DNA encoding:
- a CDS encoding Gfo/Idh/MocA family protein: MEKVGIGIIGCGNISGAYLKAMASFPILDIRGIADLDRSLAEAKAAEFNVAAKSVDELFADPKVEIIVNLTIPKAHVAVGMQALDAGKHTYSEKPLGISFAEGQRLAEAAESKKLRIGAAPDTFLGGGHQTARALVDKGVIGQPVGGTAAFMCPGHERWHPNPAFYYEVGGGPMLDMGPYYITDLVNLFGPVAQVAGFAIAPRRERVITSEPRNGERVPVQVPTHVAGVMAFANGAVVQISMSFDVAGHKHVPLEIYGTEGTLIVPDPNHFGGEVQFLKKGGSFEPQELTAPYGDGNYRSLGVADLAHAIRSNRPHRANGSLALHVLEVMEAFQTASENSCVVTITTQTERPAPLSDSLVGGRLGK
- a CDS encoding ABC transporter ATP-binding protein, whose amino-acid sequence is MASVELRNVRKAYASLEVIHDISLAIEDGQFIALVGPSGCGKSTLLRMIAGLEEISSGEIAIDGMVVNNLTPRERNVAMVFQSYALYPHMTVAENMGFNLKLSGFPKADIESRVNEAARMLDLTALLGRKPAQLSGGQRQRVAMGRAIVRDPAIFLFDEPLSNLDAKLRVQMRSEIKTLHQKVKTTSIYVTHDQIEAMTLADKIVVLNQGKVEQTGTPLQLYKRPANLFVAAFIGSPAMNMLDCTVEGDNGQPAARLGDGSKITIAPDRKVKVGQSVTIGLRPEHLSPGAGGTALTGKTLLVEPTGAQTHVVFDLAGQPVVAIVDGEYPARHGARFETNVSADHVHVFDRDSGLAL
- a CDS encoding carbohydrate ABC transporter permease, translated to MIDTVSTLRMPVRTRVYLYVSLTLIAALVLIPLLTTALGGFKTLGDLRTNPFGLPAEWQWSNYADILFGERYWLQIFNSLIIAALTVALTLIVSAMAAFAFAHVRFFGSSFLLNYFLLGLMFPAATAILPLFIRIRDLGLLDTYWGVVLPQVAFGLGMSILLFRNYFRNLPEELFQAAFVDGCGYLRFFWHISLPLSRPIVATVSIISFVGSWNSYILPLIMLNSESKYPWPLGIMVYRGEYGTEWQLVLAFITLTILPTVIVFFVAQKHIIAGLTAGAVKS
- a CDS encoding carbohydrate ABC transporter permease, translated to MANISISSAIGIARPAKSVTRKRSSVAHDRWAVLVFFLPPAILLFTLFVIMPMGEAAWYSLYKWNGYGTPTEFIAFRNFQVLFLNAAFTQALINNGLIILISIAIQVPLAIWLSTMLAHRIPGVVGFRLIFFLPYVLADVAAGLIWRFVYDGDYGLFAAISNFFGFATPYVLADKDVAIYAVLGVIVWKYFGFHMMLFIAGLQSLDKSVLEAAEIDGATGWQKFRYVTLPLLGSTLRLSIFFAVIGSLQLFDMIMPLTGGGPSNSTQTMVTFLYTYGVMRMQVGLGSAVGVVLFIICVTLAFGYKRIFMRND
- a CDS encoding ThuA domain-containing protein; protein product: MREALIVWGGWSGHEPQECAAIIKDMLEEDGFKVYVEHSTEAFADPSVHDLSLVIPIITMSKIEKEEIKNLAAAIENGVGIAGYHGGAGDSFRECVEYQFIIGGQWVAHPGNIIDYTVNITRPDDPLMEGITDFPFTSEQYYMHVDPSNEVLATTTFTGDHAYWIDGVVMPVVWKRKYGQGRVFYSSLGHQAKEFDVPQMKTIFRRGANWAAR
- a CDS encoding ABC transporter substrate-binding protein — translated: MTHTDKRIALRGKSIAFLAAAAGISVMLGAGAASAKTVVKWLHLELDPTYVAKWEEIAKKYEGQHPDVDIQMQFLENEAFKAKLPTLLQSDDIPDFFFSWGGGVLKQQSETGALQDVTAVLDAEDGKLRNTYSPASVNGLTFDSKVWAVPYKVGLVSFFYNKELFAKADLKAEDIKTWANFLEAVKKLKDAGIVPIAGGGGEKWPIHFYWSYLVMREGGQKVFDAAKKGEGEGFLDPAIIKAGEDLAELGKLEPFQPGYLGATWPQTLGVFGDGKAAMILGFENTEANQRKNAGDGKGLAPENIGRFSFPAVEGGAGKVTDTLGGLNGWAVTKKASKEAIDFLAYLTSAENERAMARAAMLLPVAIGADDGVTNPLLAQSAKQLAASTWHQNYFDQDLGAAVGRVVNDVSVEIVSGQMTPQDGAQQIQDAFELEQ
- a CDS encoding ROK family transcriptional regulator; translation: MKTADPELMRAINRLNVLDTIRRHGPIARVEISQRTELSTTTVSAITASLLDDGLILPRHEGDIRNEAARGRPRVMLELNPDAARVVGAKIAASRLVFVVTDFRGDVLSKLTLPIRIDRQPIAVTADLVEDGVRRCVVDAGLSLEDVDTVCLGLPGVVEHRTGYVRSSPIFRDTNVDFASEMTARLGTPTIIESDAHAITLAHHWFGKARDLEDMVLVSLEQTIGLGVLHGNQLFRGAGGLSHNLGDLVLGVGAQGHTVRLSSRAGESAILGEQQADGRFAEAIRHGRGMKHAQALIKAEDNVIIGAAVRAGEAVGLTIANIVTLFAPPRVILVGSSLALGEPFLNSLRDAYALAIPPSLNGVTELVFDDSTDDFWAQGAAAVALHELYESPWSTTGPAL